The following are encoded together in the Bacillus sp. V2I10 genome:
- a CDS encoding VOC family protein: MKFVHVQLECKHLEEMKTFYTVILKMKLTDEKKDRFTVKAGLSSLTFIKAENRTYYHLCFRTNKSFFDVMFKELESLLLKNEEGEVNLYWKGKQAYFHDPEGNVLEMLERTEVPDHQLDWHDAFEVGLPCENVDEMRRELAFLTNQYGAESDSFAFFGNGDGSVVVVKDGRHWYPTQRGSEIHPIVLEVEDEAEFEYRHPVYPYKIIAKKEC, encoded by the coding sequence ATGAAATTTGTGCATGTGCAGTTAGAGTGCAAGCATCTTGAAGAAATGAAAACATTCTACACGGTTATTTTAAAGATGAAATTGACAGATGAAAAAAAGGATCGTTTTACCGTGAAAGCCGGTTTAAGCAGCTTAACCTTTATTAAAGCAGAAAACCGCACCTATTATCACTTATGCTTCAGAACGAATAAATCGTTTTTTGACGTCATGTTTAAAGAATTAGAGAGTCTTCTGCTGAAAAACGAAGAAGGCGAAGTGAACTTATACTGGAAAGGAAAACAGGCATATTTTCATGATCCTGAAGGAAATGTGCTTGAAATGCTTGAAAGGACGGAGGTTCCAGATCATCAATTAGACTGGCATGATGCATTTGAAGTTGGGCTGCCGTGCGAAAATGTTGATGAAATGCGGCGGGAATTAGCTTTTTTGACTAATCAATATGGAGCTGAATCTGACTCGTTCGCTTTTTTCGGAAATGGTGATGGTTCTGTCGTTGTGGTGAAGGATGGCAGGCACTGGTACCCGACACAAAGAGGTTCAGAGATTCACCCGATTGTTCTTGAAGTCGAGGATGAGGCTGAGTTTGAGTACAGACATCCAGTTTATCCATATAAAATTATTGCAAAAAAAGAGTGCTGA
- a CDS encoding M3 family oligoendopeptidase, which produces MKFQEYDYKRPGKEEVEATFHEALELFKQAESLEKQEEALDQLNVIRGNLSTAFNLCYIRHTIDTNDEFYKEEQDYLDELEPHIKAMDTEFYKALVSSNFRNELEEKYGKQIFALADAQMKTFSPEVLEDLQKENKLVTEYTKLVASAKIEFDGKEYTLAQLEPLLESKERDKRKRASDAYFGFYAENGEKFDEIFDKLVKVRTLIAKKLGFANFVELGYERMQRIDFDADMAKNFRDQIKEYIVPMASRLRERQQERLGLDTLAFPDEKLQFTTGNATPKGDAEWIIENGKKMYEELSRETNEFFDFMIERNLMDLLAQKGKAGGGYCTYIEDYKAPYIFANFNGTSGDIDVLTHEAGHAFQVYMSRHFNLSEYHFPTHEACEIHSMSMEFFTWPWMETFFKEDTEKYKFSHLSGALLFLPYGVTVDEFQHFIYENPDATPKERKQAWREIERKYLPHRNYEDNEFLEEGGFWQRQGHIFNSPFYYIDYTLAQICALQFWKKMHENKEQAWADYLHLCKQGGSRSFLELVKTANLISPFEDGCVQSVTGDIREWLENVDDKNL; this is translated from the coding sequence AAGGAAGAAGTTGAAGCAACATTCCATGAGGCTCTTGAATTGTTCAAGCAGGCAGAAAGCTTAGAAAAGCAGGAAGAGGCGCTTGATCAGCTGAATGTCATTCGCGGCAATCTTTCTACAGCCTTCAACCTTTGCTACATCCGCCATACAATTGATACAAATGATGAGTTTTACAAGGAAGAGCAGGACTATCTTGATGAGCTTGAACCGCATATTAAAGCAATGGATACGGAGTTTTACAAAGCGCTTGTCAGCTCAAATTTCCGCAATGAATTGGAAGAGAAATACGGGAAACAGATTTTTGCCCTTGCTGACGCCCAGATGAAAACATTTTCCCCTGAAGTACTTGAAGATCTGCAAAAAGAAAACAAACTCGTGACAGAGTATACGAAGCTTGTTGCCTCTGCAAAAATTGAGTTTGACGGAAAAGAATACACACTTGCACAGCTTGAACCGCTGCTTGAATCAAAAGAGCGCGACAAGAGAAAACGTGCATCAGACGCATATTTCGGCTTTTATGCTGAAAATGGAGAAAAATTCGATGAGATTTTTGACAAGCTCGTAAAAGTCCGGACACTCATTGCAAAGAAATTAGGCTTTGCGAATTTTGTGGAGCTGGGCTACGAAAGAATGCAGCGTATTGATTTTGATGCAGACATGGCGAAGAACTTCCGTGATCAGATCAAGGAATACATCGTGCCAATGGCATCTCGATTAAGAGAACGCCAGCAAGAACGTTTAGGGCTTGATACTCTTGCTTTCCCGGATGAAAAGCTTCAATTTACAACTGGAAATGCTACTCCTAAAGGGGATGCAGAGTGGATTATCGAGAATGGGAAAAAGATGTATGAAGAGCTGTCGAGAGAAACAAATGAATTCTTTGATTTTATGATTGAACGGAATCTGATGGATCTGCTTGCGCAAAAAGGAAAGGCAGGCGGCGGATACTGCACATATATTGAAGATTACAAAGCTCCATATATCTTCGCGAACTTTAACGGTACAAGCGGAGATATTGATGTTTTGACACATGAAGCAGGACACGCATTCCAGGTCTATATGAGCCGTCATTTCAATTTATCTGAATACCACTTCCCAACACATGAGGCTTGTGAAATTCATTCCATGAGCATGGAGTTTTTCACTTGGCCTTGGATGGAAACCTTCTTTAAGGAAGATACGGAAAAGTATAAATTCAGCCATTTAAGCGGAGCGCTGTTATTTTTGCCGTACGGTGTAACCGTCGATGAGTTCCAGCATTTCATCTATGAAAATCCGGATGCCACTCCGAAGGAGCGCAAACAGGCATGGAGAGAGATTGAACGGAAATACTTGCCGCACCGCAATTACGAGGATAACGAATTTTTAGAAGAAGGCGGATTCTGGCAGCGTCAGGGACATATCTTTAATTCTCCTTTCTATTATATTGACTACACACTTGCTCAGATTTGTGCGCTGCAGTTCTGGAAAAAAATGCATGAAAATAAAGAACAGGCATGGGCGGATTATCTTCATCTTTGCAAACAGGGTGGAAGCCGATCATTCCTGGAATTAGTAAAGACTGCGAACCTGATCTCACCTTTTGAAGATGGATGTGTACAATCGGTCACAGGCGACATTCGAGAGTGGCTTGAGAACGTGGATGACAAAAACCTGTAA